Proteins encoded by one window of uncultured Sunxiuqinia sp.:
- a CDS encoding LD-carboxypeptidase — protein sequence MQKPDFLQSGDRIRIVSPSGKVQKDKIVPGINLLQKQGFEVLVAPHTFGNHFQFAAKDEERLKDLQLAFDDPDCKAIICARGGYGAIHIVDKLNLSNFRKHPKWLVGFSDITIFHALFQKEGFCSIHGAMPAFFLEENQPSESFTELINVLKGKSSDVLVPPHEFNRNGNTSSQVIGGNLSIVYSLLGTPLEPQTDGKILFIEDLAEYLYHLDRIMHSLKLSGKLAKLRGLVVGGFTDMKDNDSPFGQTALEIIRDAVKDYDYPVCFDFPAGHIALNLPLIFGADYVLTVTEEKAQLSRS from the coding sequence ATGCAGAAACCAGACTTTTTACAATCAGGCGATCGAATACGAATTGTTTCTCCATCAGGGAAAGTTCAAAAAGATAAAATCGTTCCAGGCATCAATTTGCTTCAGAAACAAGGATTTGAAGTTCTCGTAGCACCCCATACTTTCGGCAATCACTTTCAATTTGCCGCTAAAGATGAAGAACGTTTAAAAGATTTACAATTGGCTTTTGACGATCCGGATTGCAAAGCCATTATCTGTGCACGTGGAGGTTATGGCGCTATTCATATTGTCGATAAACTTAACCTTTCAAATTTTCGGAAACATCCGAAATGGTTGGTTGGCTTCAGCGACATTACCATTTTCCACGCTCTTTTTCAAAAAGAAGGATTTTGCAGTATTCATGGAGCAATGCCGGCTTTCTTTTTAGAAGAAAATCAACCTTCCGAGAGTTTTACTGAATTGATAAACGTACTAAAAGGCAAAAGTTCGGATGTGCTTGTTCCACCTCATGAATTTAACCGAAATGGAAATACGTCTTCACAGGTAATTGGGGGTAATCTGTCGATCGTATACAGCTTATTGGGAACCCCTTTGGAACCTCAAACTGATGGAAAGATCCTGTTTATTGAAGATTTAGCTGAATACCTGTATCACCTTGATCGCATAATGCACAGCCTGAAATTGTCGGGAAAACTCGCCAAACTTCGCGGGCTGGTCGTTGGTGGATTTACCGACATGAAAGACAATGATTCGCCATTTGGACAAACGGCACTGGAGATTATTCGTGATGCGGTAAAAGATTACGACTACCCGGTTTGCTTTGATTTTCCAGCCGGACACATTGCGCTCAATTTACCCTTAATTTTTGGTGCAGATTATGTTTTAACGGTTACCGAAGAAAAGGCACAATTAAGTAGATCATAA
- a CDS encoding NAD(P)-binding domain-containing protein yields the protein MRKRVGIIGSGDVGRALADGFLKYGFEVKIGTRNPDRLIDWLKKSGEKATVCSFEEATHFGDLVVLAVKGIAAEFALDMAGAATLHEKTVIDTCNPISEEPLVNGVLNFFTKPNSSLMEHLQTKYSRIHFVKAFNRIGSALMVDPQFEEGRPTMFICGNNNKAKGDVQEVLDLFGWDVSDLGKVEAARAIEPLCMLWCIPGFLNNEWNHAFKLLKK from the coding sequence ATGAGAAAACGAGTTGGTATAATCGGTTCAGGAGATGTTGGCCGAGCGTTGGCTGATGGCTTTTTGAAATATGGTTTTGAAGTGAAAATTGGTACCCGAAATCCAGATCGGCTTATTGATTGGCTAAAAAAGTCTGGTGAAAAAGCTACGGTTTGTAGTTTTGAGGAGGCTACGCATTTTGGCGATTTGGTTGTGCTGGCCGTAAAAGGTATTGCCGCGGAGTTTGCGCTCGACATGGCCGGAGCAGCTACTTTGCATGAGAAGACAGTTATTGATACGTGCAATCCGATAAGTGAAGAGCCTTTGGTAAATGGGGTTCTGAACTTTTTTACTAAACCAAACTCTTCATTAATGGAACACCTCCAAACAAAGTATTCTCGCATTCATTTTGTGAAGGCGTTCAATCGTATTGGCAGTGCCTTAATGGTCGATCCGCAGTTTGAAGAGGGTAGACCAACCATGTTTATATGTGGAAACAATAACAAAGCCAAAGGAGATGTTCAAGAAGTTTTGGACTTATTTGGTTGGGATGTCTCAGATTTAGGTAAAGTTGAAGCGGCTCGTGCTATTGAGCCCTTGTGCATGCTGTGGTGCATTCCGGGCTTTCTGAATAACGAATGGAATCATGCTTTTAAGCTATTAAAAAAATAA
- a CDS encoding tryptophanase, which yields MDLPSAENYKIKMVEPIYQSTREQREKWIDEAHYNLFNLRSVQVFIDLLTDSGTGAMSDRQWGALMTGDESYAGSSSFHHLKDKVKEIFGFDYFLPVHQGRAAENVLFSVLVEEGQVVPGNSHFDTTKGHIEFRKAKAIDCTIDEAFNTNGGHPFKGNIDIEKLTNVLESHTKEQIPLIIVTLTCNSSGGQPVSMENIKQIRAAADQYGIPVIFDSARFAENAWFIQNREEGYANKSIREIVAEMYQYADGMTMSSKKDGIVNIGGILAMRSENWHKQAMVFNIMYEGFNTYGGMAGRDMNALAVGLDEVTNGDYLENRIRQVHYLGNQLIDAGIPVQKPLGGHAVFVDAKSFLPRVPKEEYVAQTLAIELYLEAGVRGVEVGTLLADRDPETKQNRYPKLEFLRLAIPRRTYTNNHMDVVATGLINIFERRNSIQSGFQIVEEAPIMRHFTVKLKQK from the coding sequence ATGGATTTACCTTCTGCAGAAAATTATAAAATAAAAATGGTAGAGCCGATTTACCAAAGTACCCGCGAACAAAGGGAAAAATGGATCGATGAGGCGCATTACAATTTATTCAATTTACGTAGCGTTCAAGTTTTTATCGACCTGTTAACCGACAGTGGAACCGGAGCAATGAGCGACCGCCAGTGGGGCGCACTAATGACCGGAGATGAAAGCTATGCCGGATCATCATCTTTTCATCATTTAAAAGATAAAGTCAAGGAGATATTCGGGTTCGATTATTTTTTACCTGTTCATCAGGGGAGAGCTGCTGAAAATGTACTTTTTTCAGTATTAGTAGAAGAAGGACAGGTAGTTCCAGGAAACTCTCATTTCGATACCACCAAAGGACATATCGAATTTCGAAAAGCAAAAGCAATTGACTGCACCATAGATGAGGCATTTAACACCAATGGCGGTCATCCTTTTAAAGGGAATATTGACATCGAAAAGCTAACCAACGTTTTGGAGAGCCATACCAAAGAACAGATTCCCCTAATTATTGTCACCCTGACGTGTAATAGCTCCGGAGGTCAACCTGTTTCAATGGAAAACATAAAACAAATTAGAGCAGCTGCTGACCAATACGGCATTCCTGTTATTTTTGATTCGGCTCGTTTTGCTGAGAATGCCTGGTTTATTCAAAACAGAGAAGAAGGCTATGCGAATAAAAGCATCAGAGAAATCGTTGCTGAAATGTATCAATATGCCGATGGAATGACCATGAGTAGCAAAAAAGATGGGATTGTTAATATTGGTGGAATACTGGCAATGCGCAGTGAAAATTGGCATAAACAAGCCATGGTTTTCAATATTATGTACGAAGGTTTTAACACCTATGGAGGTATGGCTGGCCGCGATATGAATGCGCTGGCCGTTGGACTGGATGAAGTCACGAACGGTGATTATCTGGAAAATAGAATCAGGCAGGTTCATTACCTCGGCAACCAACTCATTGATGCCGGAATTCCTGTGCAAAAACCGTTGGGCGGACATGCTGTATTTGTTGATGCAAAGAGCTTTTTACCCCGGGTCCCGAAAGAAGAATATGTTGCTCAAACCTTAGCCATTGAGCTGTATCTAGAAGCGGGAGTTCGAGGAGTAGAAGTTGGGACATTGCTAGCCGATCGCGATCCTGAAACAAAACAAAACCGCTATCCAAAACTGGAATTTTTGCGGCTGGCAATTCCTCGCCGAACCTACACCAACAATCACATGGATGTAGTGGCAACTGGCTTAATAAATATTTTCGAGCGAAGGAATAGTATTCAATCGGGATTTCAGATTGTGGAGGAAGCTCCAATTATGAGACATTTTACTGTTAAATTAAAACAGAAATAA
- a CDS encoding alpha/beta hydrolase, whose product MKTQYKLLPIILIISAFVVSCSKNNDPVVDEPTFYTLESDEYIGSMQPSISKLIFTAMAQQFDQAQGLADEVITDASFYKISYRTSFQGKPLLASGVVCMPDTPGSYPVISFQNGTYVEHNKAPSVDTASDLFKLLKSVSTMGFIVVIPDYPGFGESQEVLHPYLEANNTVPSMIDMLKATREFSKRAHIHADLNNDLYLMGYSQGGWSTMQLQDSIEQAGLEDYTLKASSCGAGPYDLNYTTSLILDQETYPMPYFLAYLMHAYNVHEQFTNELDEIFADEYASKIPGLFDGVQSGEQINAQLTTQMDDLLQADYILGYQDSAAYEPIRQAFSANSVTAWDITTPVHLYHGANDTFVPVEVSQKLKADFDALNISEQVQLTILPDVNHKSAILPFGFASLKWFLELKNN is encoded by the coding sequence ATGAAAACTCAATATAAACTACTCCCCATCATACTAATAATTAGTGCCTTTGTGGTTTCATGTTCTAAAAACAATGATCCGGTTGTTGACGAACCTACATTCTACACGCTGGAATCGGACGAATATATCGGTTCTATGCAGCCCAGTATTTCTAAGCTAATTTTTACGGCAATGGCACAACAGTTTGATCAGGCACAGGGATTAGCTGACGAAGTAATTACCGATGCATCATTTTATAAAATCTCTTACCGAACAAGCTTTCAAGGAAAGCCACTTCTTGCTTCGGGTGTAGTTTGTATGCCTGACACCCCGGGCAGTTATCCTGTCATTAGCTTCCAAAACGGCACCTATGTTGAACACAATAAAGCGCCCTCGGTTGACACAGCCAGCGACCTTTTCAAGCTTTTGAAAAGTGTTTCCACAATGGGCTTCATCGTAGTTATTCCTGATTATCCCGGATTTGGTGAATCTCAAGAAGTTTTACATCCCTATCTGGAAGCAAACAATACCGTTCCTTCAATGATTGACATGCTGAAAGCCACTCGTGAGTTTTCGAAGCGCGCGCATATTCATGCTGATTTGAACAACGATTTATACCTGATGGGATACTCGCAAGGTGGTTGGTCAACCATGCAACTGCAAGACTCAATTGAACAGGCCGGACTTGAAGACTATACACTCAAAGCAAGTTCGTGCGGTGCCGGTCCTTATGACCTCAACTACACGACCTCATTGATTTTGGATCAGGAGACTTATCCCATGCCTTACTTTTTAGCTTATCTGATGCACGCCTACAATGTACATGAGCAATTTACAAATGAACTGGATGAAATTTTTGCTGATGAATATGCATCAAAAATTCCGGGGCTTTTTGATGGCGTACAATCGGGAGAGCAAATAAACGCCCAACTAACCACACAAATGGACGATCTCCTGCAAGCTGATTACATCTTAGGATATCAAGACAGTGCTGCCTATGAGCCAATCAGGCAAGCTTTTTCAGCCAATAGCGTTACTGCCTGGGATATTACCACACCTGTTCATTTGTACCATGGTGCTAATGACACCTTCGTGCCGGTAGAAGTATCTCAAAAGCTTAAGGCTGATTTTGATGCACTGAATATATCCGAACAAGTTCAGCTGACTATACTTCCTGACGTAAATCATAAATCGGCGATTCTACCATTCGGCTTTGCCTCCTTAAAATGGTTTCTGGAATTGAAGAATAATTAG
- the folK gene encoding 2-amino-4-hydroxy-6-hydroxymethyldihydropteridine diphosphokinase — protein MNTCIIGIGSNIEAEKNIPQALELLKKDLLILQVSKMIKTKPVGYTNQADFTNGAIKIKTNWSQKELVIYLKGIEDELERDRTQIKFGPRTIDLDVMIWNGEIVDKDYYSRDFLRQSAAELGFNDKK, from the coding sequence ATGAATACTTGTATCATTGGCATAGGATCGAACATTGAAGCAGAAAAAAATATTCCGCAAGCGCTGGAGCTTCTAAAAAAAGATCTTCTTATCTTGCAAGTCTCCAAAATGATAAAAACAAAACCGGTTGGTTATACAAACCAGGCTGATTTTACCAATGGAGCAATCAAAATTAAAACAAACTGGTCGCAAAAAGAGTTAGTTATATACTTGAAGGGTATTGAAGACGAATTGGAACGCGATCGAACGCAAATAAAATTCGGACCTCGAACCATTGATCTTGATGTAATGATATGGAACGGTGAAATTGTAGACAAAGATTACTATTCGCGTGATTTTCTTCGTCAATCTGCAGCCGAGCTTGGTTTTAACGATAAAAAGTAA
- a CDS encoding dihydroneopterin aldolase — MARICVKNLLLRTFIGFNPEELINKQDVIINLEIEVSIPEQALESDDPEGIYDYKKITKKVIAYVQEGRFKLLEVLTKNLLEMIMEDELVLWTKVEVDKPHALRFAESVSFQMESER, encoded by the coding sequence ATGGCACGAATTTGCGTTAAAAACCTCTTACTTCGTACATTTATCGGTTTCAATCCGGAAGAACTGATCAACAAGCAAGATGTCATCATTAATCTTGAAATCGAAGTCTCAATACCCGAACAAGCTCTGGAATCAGACGATCCGGAAGGTATTTACGATTATAAGAAAATAACTAAAAAGGTAATTGCCTACGTACAGGAAGGTCGATTTAAGCTACTGGAAGTATTGACCAAAAACCTTCTGGAAATGATTATGGAAGATGAATTGGTGCTTTGGACAAAAGTTGAAGTAGACAAACCACATGCGTTGCGCTTTGCCGAATCAGTCTCTTTTCAAATGGAATCTGAAAGATGA
- a CDS encoding SDR family NAD(P)-dependent oxidoreductase: protein MKKTALITGASKRVGRALTNYLALKGWNIAIHYNSSAKEADQLKDELSKKFAQCKFATFQANLMKEKEVQRLIPEVIKEFQSLDLLINNASVFAPSYLKDTALELIQKQMTVNFQAPFLLSRDFANYAKQGLIINFVDTRITTNKSNFAAYSISKKALWELTKMSALELAPKIRVNAIAPGVTLPPEDQDEDYLWELAKEIPMQKPGGLEPIIRSLDFILENNHLTGQLLFGDGGENLGKN from the coding sequence ATGAAGAAAACGGCATTGATTACAGGTGCATCAAAACGAGTTGGCAGGGCATTGACAAATTATCTAGCGTTAAAAGGATGGAATATTGCTATTCATTATAATTCATCAGCCAAGGAGGCAGATCAGCTGAAGGATGAATTGTCGAAAAAATTTGCACAATGCAAGTTTGCCACCTTTCAAGCCAACCTAATGAAGGAAAAAGAGGTACAACGATTAATTCCTGAAGTAATCAAGGAATTTCAATCGTTGGATTTGTTGATCAATAATGCCTCGGTTTTTGCCCCCTCGTATTTGAAAGATACGGCTCTGGAATTAATACAAAAGCAAATGACTGTTAATTTTCAAGCTCCGTTTTTGCTAAGTCGAGATTTTGCAAATTATGCCAAGCAAGGATTAATCATTAATTTTGTTGATACTCGGATAACAACGAATAAGTCAAACTTTGCAGCTTACTCGATATCGAAAAAAGCTCTCTGGGAATTGACAAAAATGTCAGCACTTGAGCTGGCCCCAAAAATAAGGGTCAATGCAATCGCTCCCGGAGTAACTTTGCCACCGGAAGATCAGGATGAAGATTATCTTTGGGAATTGGCCAAAGAGATTCCGATGCAAAAGCCGGGTGGCCTGGAGCCAATAATCCGCAGCCTAGATTTTATTTTGGAAAACAACCACCTAACCGGGCAGTTGCTTTTTGGCGACGGCGGTGAAAACTTAGGTAAAAACTAA
- a CDS encoding universal stress protein — protein MEEKIITIALLPYSKAEVLRSLLEAKGIDSSLENINLIQGAVATGVKVRIHAKDAKKAYPVLNKLLGETERTGPKSENFILIPVDFSGYSLKAASMAFEIANKLDSSVVFYHVIPQPDYFTIPYSDVMAFDAGLYEHLKAREEAVNENFIKFLSKLKELAGQSVWESVKMEQIVKMGYPEEDILAYTELHPPRLIVMGIKGPSEDSDAVMGSTTAGVIYRAEVPVLVIPEKAPLLNLASVKKVVYATNFDEKDFVAIDKLVGILKPFNTETTCLHIGDLEEGELAKTRLQFMKKELKRKYKDDALSCEMVHGRDVLSDLENYIRDNEIDILSLTTHKRNMITRIFNPSIARKMVFHLKTPLLVFHA, from the coding sequence ATGGAAGAAAAGATTATAACCATTGCGTTGTTGCCTTATTCCAAAGCGGAAGTTCTGCGATCGTTGCTTGAGGCAAAGGGGATTGATAGTTCATTAGAAAACATCAACCTTATACAAGGAGCTGTTGCGACAGGGGTGAAGGTTCGAATTCATGCCAAAGATGCCAAAAAAGCTTATCCTGTTTTAAACAAGTTATTGGGTGAAACAGAAAGGACGGGGCCGAAGTCGGAGAACTTTATTCTTATACCGGTTGATTTTTCTGGTTATTCATTGAAAGCTGCATCGATGGCTTTCGAAATTGCAAACAAGTTGGATTCCAGCGTTGTGTTCTATCATGTCATTCCTCAACCAGATTATTTTACGATTCCATACTCTGATGTGATGGCTTTTGATGCCGGACTTTATGAGCATTTGAAAGCCCGTGAAGAGGCCGTTAATGAGAATTTTATTAAGTTTTTGAGTAAGCTCAAAGAACTGGCAGGACAGTCTGTTTGGGAATCAGTAAAAATGGAACAAATCGTTAAAATGGGCTATCCTGAAGAAGATATTTTAGCATATACTGAGTTGCATCCTCCACGATTGATTGTTATGGGAATAAAAGGTCCTTCAGAGGATTCAGATGCGGTTATGGGCAGCACTACTGCCGGAGTAATTTATCGGGCGGAAGTTCCGGTGTTGGTCATCCCCGAAAAGGCACCGCTATTAAATTTAGCTTCGGTTAAAAAAGTGGTTTACGCAACCAATTTTGATGAAAAGGACTTTGTGGCTATCGATAAATTGGTGGGGATTTTAAAACCGTTTAATACCGAAACGACCTGCCTGCACATTGGTGACTTGGAAGAAGGGGAGTTAGCAAAGACTAGGCTTCAGTTTATGAAGAAAGAGTTGAAACGGAAGTACAAAGATGATGCTCTTTCTTGTGAAATGGTTCATGGCCGGGATGTACTTTCGGATTTGGAAAACTATATTCGGGATAACGAAATTGATATTTTGTCATTGACAACACACAAACGCAATATGATTACACGGATTTTCAATCCAAGTATTGCGCGAAAAATGGTTTTCCATTTGAAAACACCTTTATTGGTGTTTCATGCGTGA
- a CDS encoding riboflavin synthase has translation MFSGIVEEYGTVKAIEKDQENYHFTLTCSFVDKLKIDQSVSHNGVCLTVVKIDNEAKTYTVTAIKETLLKTNLGYWEVGTKVNLERSMMMNGRLDGHIVQGHVDQTATCTKVEEADGSWYFTFEYEFDKSKAQQGYMTVEKGSVTVNGVSLTVVNSKDNSFQVAIIPFTYEETNFHTFEAGTVINLEFDIIGKYLSKLATFK, from the coding sequence ATGTTTTCAGGAATAGTAGAAGAATATGGCACGGTGAAAGCCATCGAAAAAGATCAGGAAAATTATCATTTCACATTAACTTGCTCCTTTGTTGACAAGTTAAAAATTGATCAGAGTGTATCGCACAATGGTGTTTGCCTGACCGTTGTAAAAATTGACAACGAAGCAAAAACATACACCGTTACGGCAATCAAAGAAACCCTGCTAAAAACCAACCTCGGTTATTGGGAAGTGGGTACCAAAGTTAATCTGGAGCGCAGTATGATGATGAACGGCCGATTGGACGGACACATTGTTCAGGGACACGTCGACCAAACAGCAACTTGCACAAAGGTTGAAGAAGCCGACGGAAGCTGGTACTTTACCTTTGAATACGAGTTTGACAAAAGCAAAGCACAACAAGGTTACATGACTGTTGAAAAAGGCTCGGTTACTGTTAACGGTGTTAGCTTGACAGTGGTGAACTCGAAAGACAATTCGTTTCAGGTGGCCATTATTCCTTTCACTTACGAGGAAACTAACTTTCATACTTTTGAGGCCGGAACAGTAATCAACCTCGAATTTGACATTATCGGTAAATATCTCAGCAAATTAGCAACATTCAAATAA
- a CDS encoding M1 family aminopeptidase → MKTTYLLILTFGLNSLLTQAQNRAPDPNFIEKIARQEKQGWLKKMRFEEATNYANYDLTFQRMQWRVDPAVRKIEGAITNYFHPLVDDFGSINFDAYSDMQIDSIFYHEKSLNFKHENNQLTIVFPKTIPPQQTDSLTIWYQAIPPSEGFGSFETSITFGGNPVLWTLSEPYAAMTWWPCKQSLVDKIDSIEIQVTCPEGNKVGSNGKLISETTMNGNTTVVWKHNYPIVTYLVAIAVTNYSKLSVYLKQEEDSIEILNYVYPEYLETAKERTADMLDIIELFDELIGPYPFADEKYGHAQFGWGGGMEHQTMSFMNNLNFGLVAHEMAHQWFGDCLTLASWQDIWLNEGFATYLTGLCYEHLIDKEYWMTWKKQQVDRITGISNGSVFLTDTTDINTVFSSRLSYSKGAYLLHMLRWELGDDAFFEALQNYFNDPDIKYGFASQEDLVRHLETVGDTSLTKFFNDWYYGEGYPSFDIAHFDDNGKYKVTINQTTSDESVDLFEMHVPLRLWKDGDSTDVRLHQTTNPQTFELNEKPDSIQFDPDLWLISKGSVVTSTVELSNKQLKLYPNPVADILHISLPNKVKIEQVKIIDFDGRTVLSQTNGNLEVNVSQLATGSYFIQVRTNRGNYNQQFVKTKSSQFR, encoded by the coding sequence ATGAAGACAACGTATCTTTTAATATTGACTTTCGGATTAAACTCGCTGTTAACACAAGCGCAAAATCGAGCTCCTGACCCCAATTTTATAGAAAAAATAGCTCGACAAGAAAAACAAGGTTGGTTGAAAAAAATGCGGTTTGAGGAAGCAACAAATTATGCCAACTATGATCTGACTTTCCAACGCATGCAATGGAGAGTCGATCCGGCGGTGCGTAAAATTGAAGGAGCCATTACCAATTACTTTCATCCCTTGGTTGACGATTTTGGTAGCATCAACTTCGATGCCTATTCCGATATGCAAATTGATTCGATTTTTTACCACGAAAAATCGTTGAATTTCAAACACGAAAACAACCAACTGACCATCGTTTTTCCCAAAACAATTCCCCCTCAACAAACCGATTCGCTGACTATTTGGTATCAGGCAATTCCTCCGTCTGAGGGATTTGGTTCGTTCGAAACGTCAATAACCTTTGGTGGAAACCCAGTTCTTTGGACACTTTCGGAACCCTATGCCGCAATGACTTGGTGGCCCTGCAAACAAAGCTTGGTTGATAAAATTGATAGCATCGAAATTCAGGTTACCTGCCCTGAAGGAAATAAAGTAGGCAGCAATGGTAAGCTGATTTCTGAAACAACAATGAACGGTAATACGACGGTGGTATGGAAGCACAACTATCCGATCGTCACATACTTGGTAGCCATTGCTGTGACGAACTACTCAAAACTTTCAGTTTATCTGAAACAAGAGGAAGATTCTATTGAAATCCTAAATTACGTATACCCGGAATATTTGGAAACAGCAAAAGAGCGAACAGCTGATATGCTTGATATTATAGAGCTGTTTGATGAATTGATTGGACCCTATCCGTTTGCTGATGAAAAGTACGGGCATGCTCAATTTGGCTGGGGTGGTGGTATGGAACACCAAACCATGAGTTTCATGAACAACCTTAATTTTGGCTTGGTAGCCCACGAAATGGCACACCAGTGGTTCGGAGATTGCCTCACATTAGCCAGCTGGCAAGATATTTGGCTCAACGAAGGATTTGCTACCTACCTCACCGGATTATGCTATGAGCATTTAATTGACAAGGAATATTGGATGACTTGGAAAAAACAACAGGTTGACAGAATAACCGGAATATCCAATGGTTCTGTTTTTCTCACTGATACCACTGACATCAACACAGTTTTCAGCTCTCGCCTTTCCTATTCAAAAGGAGCTTATTTGCTGCACATGCTGCGCTGGGAATTAGGTGACGACGCTTTTTTTGAAGCATTGCAAAACTACTTCAACGACCCCGATATTAAGTATGGTTTTGCCTCGCAGGAAGACTTGGTCAGGCATCTTGAAACAGTGGGTGATACAAGCCTTACCAAATTTTTCAACGATTGGTATTATGGCGAAGGATATCCAAGTTTCGACATCGCTCATTTTGACGACAATGGTAAATACAAGGTCACGATCAACCAAACCACATCTGACGAATCAGTTGATCTTTTTGAAATGCACGTGCCTTTACGGCTCTGGAAAGACGGTGACAGCACGGATGTTCGCTTACATCAAACAACCAATCCACAAACCTTCGAGCTAAACGAAAAGCCCGATTCAATTCAATTCGATCCTGATTTATGGCTAATCAGCAAAGGTTCAGTTGTAACATCAACCGTTGAACTAAGTAATAAGCAACTGAAGTTGTACCCAAATCCGGTAGCGGACATTTTACACATTTCACTTCCAAACAAGGTGAAAATTGAGCAAGTAAAAATTATTGATTTTGACGGAAGAACCGTTCTATCGCAAACGAATGGAAATCTTGAAGTTAACGTGAGTCAACTGGCAACAGGCTCGTACTTCATTCAGGTAAGAACCAATCGTGGTAATTATAACCAACAGTTTGTAAAAACGAAGTCTTCCCAATTTCGCTAA
- the mgrA gene encoding L-glyceraldehyde 3-phosphate reductase — MTYIADNNRYNSIEYKRCGKSGLKLPALSLGLWHNFGGIDIYENGRSILRHAFDKGITHFDLANNYGPPYGSAEENFGKIMQQDFQPYRDEMIISTKAGYDMWPGPYGNWGSRKYLLASLDQSLKRMGLDYVDIFYSHRPDPETPLEETMMALNQAVRQGKALYVGISNYPANRTLKAAKILRELGTPLLIHQPKYSMFERWVEDKLLDVLEEEGVGCIPFSPLAQGLLTDKYLNGVPEGSRANRAHFLKPEMVESSISKVQKLNKIALQREQSLAQMALAWILKDKRITSVLIGASSTSQLDDNIRMLDKTQFSDDELTRIDDILKS; from the coding sequence ATGACCTATATAGCTGACAACAACCGGTATAACTCGATAGAGTACAAACGATGTGGAAAATCGGGACTTAAATTGCCTGCCCTTTCGCTTGGCCTTTGGCACAACTTCGGAGGAATTGATATTTATGAGAATGGCCGCTCTATTTTGCGTCACGCTTTCGACAAAGGAATTACTCATTTCGATTTGGCAAACAACTATGGACCTCCATACGGGTCAGCCGAGGAAAACTTTGGCAAGATCATGCAACAAGACTTCCAACCCTATCGAGACGAAATGATTATTTCAACCAAAGCCGGCTACGATATGTGGCCCGGCCCATACGGCAATTGGGGCAGTCGAAAATACTTGTTGGCTAGTCTGGATCAAAGCTTGAAACGAATGGGCCTGGATTATGTAGACATCTTTTATTCGCACCGACCAGATCCGGAAACTCCACTGGAAGAAACAATGATGGCGCTTAATCAAGCTGTAAGGCAAGGAAAAGCTTTATACGTTGGCATTTCAAATTACCCGGCTAACCGCACACTAAAAGCTGCTAAAATACTTCGCGAGCTGGGAACTCCACTACTTATTCATCAGCCCAAATATTCGATGTTTGAACGTTGGGTCGAAGATAAACTTCTGGATGTCCTGGAAGAAGAGGGCGTTGGTTGCATTCCATTTTCGCCACTTGCACAAGGTTTGCTTACCGATAAATACCTAAATGGTGTCCCGGAAGGATCGCGAGCCAACCGGGCTCATTTTCTGAAACCTGAAATGGTAGAATCCTCGATCAGCAAAGTACAAAAGCTCAATAAAATTGCGCTGCAAAGAGAGCAGAGTTTGGCTCAAATGGCTCTGGCGTGGATCTTAAAAGACAAGCGCATAACCTCAGTCCTGATCGGAGCTAGTTCAACCAGCCAGCTGGATGACAACATCAGAATGTTGGATAAAACTCAATTCTCTGATGATGAACTTACTCGCATCGATGATATTCTGAAAAGCTAG